A genomic window from Aquitalea aquatilis includes:
- a CDS encoding polyamine ABC transporter substrate-binding protein — translation MNTRKLLTTALLLAAASQASSAAGVLNVYNWSDYIAKDTIPGFEKQTGIKVRYDNYDSNETLQSKLLTGSSGYDIVTPTSDFMAKQIQAGAFQKLDKSKLPNLRNLDPALMAKIAGADPGNLYGIPWAYGTDGLGYNLTKVQPLLGKDTPLDEWDVLFNPQKAAKLKGCGISVLDDAKAVFATTLHYLGKAPNSRNPADYQAAFQTLQKIRPYIKRFSSSGYINELANGDICMVLGYSGDVVIAKARAAEAKRPYQLAYTIPKTGAPLWFDVMVIPKGAKNVDSALQWINYMQTPQVNAGITNTVFYPTANAAARKFVKPEIANDPAIYPPPAMINKLFLLEPLPADIMRLQNRLWTQLKTGR, via the coding sequence CAAGGACACCATTCCCGGTTTTGAAAAGCAGACCGGCATCAAGGTGCGCTACGACAACTACGACAGCAACGAAACCCTGCAATCCAAGCTGCTGACCGGCAGCTCGGGCTACGACATCGTCACCCCCACTTCGGACTTCATGGCCAAGCAGATTCAGGCTGGTGCCTTCCAGAAACTGGACAAGAGCAAGCTGCCCAATCTGCGCAATCTGGACCCGGCGCTGATGGCCAAGATAGCCGGGGCCGACCCCGGCAACCTGTACGGCATCCCCTGGGCCTATGGCACCGATGGCCTGGGTTACAACCTGACCAAGGTGCAGCCGCTACTGGGCAAGGACACCCCGCTGGACGAGTGGGATGTGCTGTTCAACCCGCAAAAAGCCGCCAAACTGAAAGGCTGCGGCATCTCGGTGCTGGACGATGCCAAGGCAGTATTCGCCACCACCCTGCACTACCTGGGCAAGGCCCCCAACAGCCGCAACCCGGCCGACTATCAGGCCGCCTTCCAGACCCTGCAAAAAATACGCCCCTATATCAAGCGCTTCAGCTCGTCCGGCTATATCAACGAACTGGCCAATGGCGACATCTGCATGGTGCTGGGCTATTCCGGTGACGTGGTGATTGCCAAGGCGCGGGCGGCGGAAGCCAAACGCCCTTATCAACTGGCCTACACCATTCCCAAAACCGGTGCACCGCTGTGGTTTGACGTAATGGTGATTCCCAAGGGCGCAAAGAATGTGGACTCGGCACTGCAGTGGATCAACTACATGCAAACCCCACAAGTGAATGCCGGCATCACCAACACCGTGTTCTACCCCACCGCCAATGCGGCAGCGCGCAAGTTCGTAAAACCGGAGATTGCCAACGACCCGGCCATCTACCCGCCGCCAGCCATGATCAACAAACTATTCCTGCTGGAACCGCTGCCGGCTGACATCATGCGCCTGCAAAACCGCTTGTGGACACAGCTGAAGACCGGACGCTGA
- a CDS encoding competence/damage-inducible protein A, whose translation MKIGAIIIGDELLSGKRQDKHLQALIHMLAARGLSLAWADYVGDDPARITATLQRAFTSGELVFSFGGIGATPDDHTRACAAQALGLALEVHPVAGALIEARFGADAYPHRINMAKFPQGSRIIPNPVNQIAGFSHGHVHFVPGFPAMAWPMIEWVLDSQYRELFNDSPDVEAGVIALNAREGDLITLMQDFSQRYPALKLSSLPSFGNDTIPQMHIDFGFTGQRQLVDIAVTEWRKALTAAGYELRERV comes from the coding sequence GTGAAAATCGGTGCCATCATCATTGGTGACGAACTGCTGTCCGGCAAGCGTCAGGACAAGCATCTGCAGGCCTTGATCCACATGTTGGCTGCACGCGGCCTGAGCCTGGCGTGGGCTGACTATGTGGGCGATGATCCAGCCCGCATCACCGCCACGCTGCAACGCGCTTTTACCAGCGGTGAACTGGTGTTCAGCTTTGGTGGCATCGGCGCGACGCCGGACGACCACACGCGCGCCTGCGCAGCCCAGGCCTTGGGCCTGGCGCTGGAAGTCCATCCGGTAGCCGGTGCGCTGATCGAGGCGAGATTTGGCGCGGATGCCTATCCGCACCGCATCAATATGGCGAAGTTCCCGCAAGGCAGCCGCATCATCCCTAATCCGGTCAACCAGATTGCCGGTTTCTCGCACGGCCATGTGCATTTCGTGCCGGGCTTCCCGGCCATGGCCTGGCCGATGATCGAATGGGTGCTGGATAGCCAGTACCGCGAGCTGTTCAATGATAGCCCGGATGTCGAGGCCGGGGTGATCGCGCTCAACGCGCGCGAGGGTGACCTGATTACCCTGATGCAGGACTTCAGCCAGCGCTATCCGGCGCTCAAACTGTCCAGCCTGCCCAGCTTTGGCAACGACACCATCCCGCAGATGCATATCGACTTCGGCTTTACCGGCCAGCGCCAGCTGGTGGACATTGCCGTCACGGAATGGCGCAAGGCACTGACGGCGGCAGGGTATGAGTTGCGCGAACGCGTTTGA
- a CDS encoding YdcF family protein, with amino-acid sequence MTATISPEVLVHQLFGAFLLPPLLFILPILAGTLLLRSRPLAGWVLLLGGLFLAYGLSIPRTAMWLSAGLEQYPPITASQLQQAQAIVVLGGGKKPAPEYGRNEPAADTLSRLRYAAWLARRSQLPLLVTGGSPLGGEAEGEVMARTLQQDYGLPVRWVEIQSNTTLENARYSAGLLKKAGVTRIALVSQGWHLRRALPFFTAEGLQVQPAPTGFVRYDGGGLAWYLPTGRAMQECHSALREWLGILFYTARGWLHDKPAQPTAQP; translated from the coding sequence ATGACAGCAACGATTAGCCCCGAAGTACTGGTTCACCAGCTCTTCGGGGCCTTTTTATTACCCCCGCTACTATTCATCCTGCCGATACTGGCTGGCACGCTGTTATTGCGTTCGCGCCCGCTTGCTGGCTGGGTGCTGCTGCTGGGCGGCCTGTTTCTGGCCTATGGCCTGTCCATTCCCCGTACCGCCATGTGGCTGAGTGCCGGGCTGGAACAATATCCACCCATCACTGCGAGCCAATTGCAGCAGGCCCAGGCCATCGTGGTACTGGGTGGCGGCAAGAAGCCGGCCCCGGAGTACGGCCGTAACGAACCCGCCGCGGATACCCTCAGCCGCCTGCGCTATGCCGCCTGGCTGGCCCGGCGCAGTCAGCTGCCGCTGCTGGTCACCGGCGGCTCACCGCTGGGGGGCGAGGCGGAGGGCGAAGTCATGGCGCGCACCTTGCAGCAGGACTACGGCCTGCCGGTACGCTGGGTGGAAATACAGTCCAATACCACACTCGAGAATGCACGCTATAGTGCCGGCCTGCTGAAAAAGGCCGGAGTCACACGTATTGCACTGGTCAGCCAGGGCTGGCATCTGCGCCGGGCCTTGCCGTTTTTTACGGCAGAAGGCTTGCAAGTGCAGCCCGCACCTACCGGTTTTGTCCGCTATGATGGCGGGGGGCTGGCCTGGTATCTGCCTACTGGCCGGGCCATGCAGGAGTGCCACTCCGCCTTGCGCGAGTGGCTGGGGATTCTTTTCTATACGGCGCGCGGCTGGCTGCATGACAAACCGGCTCAGCCTACTGCGCAGCCCTGA
- a CDS encoding ABC transporter ATP-binding protein, translating to MSLLEVKNLQVAYGGIQAVKGIDFHIDQGELVTLIGANGAGKTTTLKTLIGMVKPSGGSISYDGKLNGTIPSYDYVRHGLVMVPEGRGIFSKLTVEENLQMGAYYRNDTAAIQGEIERVYELFPRLKERFKQLAGTLSGGEQQMVAMGRAMLSKPKLLLLDEPSMGLAPIIVEKIFEIIQMIAKEGVTMLLVEQNAKLALEVSQRGYVMESGRITMGGPARELLDDERVRNAYLGE from the coding sequence ATGAGTCTCTTAGAAGTTAAAAACCTGCAAGTGGCCTACGGCGGCATTCAGGCTGTCAAAGGGATCGATTTCCATATTGACCAGGGCGAACTGGTGACGCTGATCGGTGCCAACGGCGCCGGCAAGACCACCACCCTGAAAACCCTGATCGGCATGGTCAAGCCGTCCGGTGGCAGCATCAGCTACGATGGCAAGCTGAACGGAACCATTCCGTCCTATGACTATGTGCGTCATGGCCTGGTGATGGTGCCGGAAGGTCGCGGCATCTTCAGCAAGCTGACGGTGGAAGAGAACCTGCAAATGGGTGCCTACTACCGCAATGATACCGCTGCCATCCAGGGCGAAATCGAGCGCGTATACGAGCTGTTCCCGCGGCTGAAAGAGCGTTTCAAGCAGCTGGCCGGCACCTTGTCCGGCGGCGAACAGCAAATGGTGGCCATGGGCCGTGCCATGCTGTCCAAGCCCAAGCTCTTGCTGCTGGACGAGCCGTCCATGGGCCTGGCGCCGATCATCGTGGAAAAGATTTTCGAAATCATCCAGATGATTGCCAAGGAAGGCGTGACCATGCTGCTGGTAGAGCAGAACGCCAAGCTGGCGCTGGAAGTGTCGCAGCGTGGCTATGTGATGGAAAGCGGCCGTATCACCATGGGTGGCCCGGCGCGCGAATTGCTCGACGACGAACGCGTACGTAACGCCTACCTCGGCGAGTAA
- a CDS encoding ABC transporter ATP-binding protein gives MAEVLLKIEGINKRFGGLHALSGVGLTINKGEIYGLIGPNGAGKTTLFNVLTGLYVPDEGSFTFDGKNLFQAKPHIVVEAGIARTFQNIRLFAEMTALENVMVGRHIRSKAGALGAVLRDRRTRAEEQSITDKAWELLEYVGIADVANERARNLSYGHQRRLEIARALATEPKLLALDEPAAGMNPRETESLKDLMSKIAKSGTTVLLIEHDVKLMMGLCDRIAVLDYGKKIAEGIPEEVRRNPKVIEAYLGAAHA, from the coding sequence ATGGCTGAAGTACTGCTGAAAATCGAAGGCATCAACAAGCGTTTTGGTGGCTTGCACGCGCTGAGCGGCGTCGGCCTCACCATCAACAAGGGTGAGATCTACGGTCTGATCGGTCCTAACGGCGCCGGCAAGACTACGCTGTTCAACGTGCTGACCGGGCTGTACGTGCCTGACGAAGGCTCCTTCACCTTCGACGGCAAGAACCTGTTCCAGGCCAAGCCGCACATCGTGGTGGAAGCCGGGATTGCCCGTACCTTCCAGAACATTCGCCTGTTTGCCGAAATGACCGCGCTGGAAAACGTGATGGTGGGTCGCCACATCCGTTCCAAGGCCGGTGCGCTGGGTGCGGTATTGCGTGACCGCCGTACCCGTGCCGAAGAACAGTCGATTACCGACAAGGCCTGGGAACTGCTGGAATACGTCGGCATTGCCGATGTGGCCAACGAGCGTGCCCGCAACCTGTCCTACGGCCACCAGCGCCGTCTGGAAATTGCCCGTGCGCTGGCTACCGAGCCCAAGCTGCTGGCACTGGACGAACCGGCTGCCGGTATGAACCCGCGTGAAACCGAGTCGCTCAAGGATCTGATGAGCAAGATTGCCAAGAGCGGCACCACGGTTTTGCTGATTGAACACGACGTCAAGCTCATGATGGGCCTGTGTGACCGTATCGCGGTGCTGGACTACGGCAAGAAAATTGCCGAAGGCATCCCGGAAGAAGTACGCAGAAACCCGAAAGTGATTGAGGCTTATTTGGGAGCGGCACACGCATGA
- a CDS encoding ABC transporter permease subunit yields MTKALDSKKLGLFIACGIALCVLPFVVGGALGNSWVRIVDFALLYVMLALGLNIVVGFAGLLDLGFIAFYAVGAYTYALLSSPHFGIHWPFYVTIPLGALFAAFFGVLLGTPVLRLKGDYLAIVTLGFGEIVRIFMNNLNAPINITNGPQGINLIDPIHVAGVDLGTPISLFGLNLPPVYLYYYLFLALTVLVVIMASRLQHSRIGRAWVALREDQVAASAMGINIRNIKLLAFALGALSGGVAGGLFSAFQGFVSPESFSLLESIMILAMIVLGGMGNIAGVILGAVVLTIAPEILRDVIGPLQMKTMGRMLIDPENARMLLFGIAMVVMMLVRPEGMLPSKRRKAEFKDAKDAAAQKG; encoded by the coding sequence GCTGTTTATTGCCTGCGGTATTGCTCTGTGTGTCCTGCCGTTTGTGGTGGGTGGTGCGCTGGGTAATTCCTGGGTACGTATCGTCGACTTTGCGCTGCTGTACGTGATGCTGGCGCTGGGCCTGAACATCGTGGTGGGCTTTGCCGGCCTGCTCGACCTGGGCTTCATCGCCTTCTACGCAGTGGGTGCTTACACGTATGCCCTGCTGAGTTCGCCGCACTTCGGCATTCACTGGCCCTTCTATGTCACCATCCCGCTGGGGGCGCTGTTTGCCGCCTTCTTCGGTGTTCTGCTCGGTACGCCGGTATTGCGCCTGAAGGGTGACTATCTGGCCATCGTGACGCTGGGTTTTGGTGAAATCGTGCGTATTTTCATGAACAACCTGAATGCGCCGATCAATATCACCAACGGCCCGCAAGGTATCAACCTGATCGATCCCATCCACGTGGCGGGTGTAGATCTGGGTACCCCGATCAGCCTGTTCGGCCTGAACCTGCCGCCGGTTTATCTGTACTACTATCTGTTCCTGGCGCTGACTGTGCTGGTGGTGATCATGGCTTCCCGCCTGCAGCACTCCCGTATCGGTCGTGCCTGGGTGGCACTGCGTGAAGACCAGGTGGCGGCTTCCGCCATGGGTATCAACATCCGCAACATCAAGCTGCTGGCTTTTGCACTGGGCGCGCTGTCCGGTGGTGTGGCTGGTGGCCTGTTCTCTGCCTTCCAGGGCTTTGTCTCGCCGGAATCCTTCAGCTTGCTGGAGTCCATCATGATCCTGGCCATGATCGTACTGGGCGGCATGGGCAATATCGCCGGTGTGATCCTGGGTGCCGTGGTGCTGACCATTGCGCCGGAAATCCTGCGTGACGTGATTGGCCCGCTGCAGATGAAGACCATGGGTCGCATGCTGATCGACCCGGAAAATGCCCGCATGCTGCTGTTCGGCATTGCCATGGTAGTGATGATGCTGGTTCGTCCGGAAGGCATGCTGCCGTCCAAACGCCGCAAGGCTGAGTTCAAGGACGCCAAAGACGCGGCGGCGCAGAAAGGTTAA